A portion of the Symphalangus syndactylus isolate Jambi chromosome 13, NHGRI_mSymSyn1-v2.1_pri, whole genome shotgun sequence genome contains these proteins:
- the LOC129459650 gene encoding protein LSM14 homolog A-like, giving the protein MGSYGPFGRMPACSQFSPSSLTGQQFGAVGVAGSSLTSFGTETSNSGTLPQSSAVGSAFTQDTGSLKTQLSQGRSSPQLDPLRKSPTMEQAVQTASAHLPAPAAVGRSPVSTRPLPSTSQKAGENQEHRRAEVHKVSRLENEQLRNDSKRQVAPGAPSAPRRGRGGHRGGRGRFGIWRDGPMKSEKDFNIIKNKKKIKKSANAQFNNEEIDREFHNKLKLKEDKLEKQEKPINGEDKGDSGVDTQNSEGNADEEDPPGPNCYYDKTKSFFDNISCDDNRERRPTWAEERRLNAETFGTPLRPNRGRGEYGSRGGLGFRGGRGRGGGRGGTFTAPRGFRSGFRGGRGGQEFADFEYRKDNKVAA; this is encoded by the exons ATGGGTTCTTATGGGCCTTTCGGCAGGATGCCCGCATGCAGTCAGTTCAGTCCAAGTTCCTTAACTGGGCAGCAGTTTGGTGCTGTTGGTGTTGCTGGAAGCTCTTTGACATCCTTTGGAACAGAAACATCAAACAGTGGTACCTTACCCCAAAGTAGTGCGGTTGGTTCTGCCTTTACACAGGATACAGGATCTCTAAAAACACAGTTATCTCAAGGTCGCTCAAGCCCTCAGTTAGACCCTCTGAGAAAAAGCCCAACCATGGAACAAGCAGTGCAGACCGCCTCGGCCCACTTACCTGCTCCAGCAGCTGTTGGGAGGAGTCCTGTATCAACCAGGCCTTTGCCATCTACCAGCCAAAAGGCAGGAGAGAATCAGGAGCACAGGCGAGCTGAAGTACACAAAGTTTCAAGGCTAGAAAATGAGCAACTCAGAAATGATAGCAAGAGACAAGTAGCTCCAGGTGCTCCTTCAGCTCCAAGGAGAGGGCGTGGGGGTCATCGGGGTGGCAGGGGAAGATTTGGTATTTGGCGAGATGGGCCAATGAAATCTGAGAAAGACTTTaa tataataaaaaataaaaaaaaaattaaaaaaagtgcaAATGCACAATTCAACAACGAAGAGATTGACAGAGAGTTTCATAATAAACTTAAATTAAAAGAAGATAAACTTGAGAAACAGGAGAAGCCTATAAATGGTGAAGATAAAGGAGACTCAGGAGTTGATACCCAAAACAGTGAAGGAAATGCTGATGAAGAAGATCCACCTGGACCTAATTGCTATTATGATAAAACTAAATCCTTCTTTGATAATATTTCTTGTGATGACAATAGAGAACGGAGACCAACCTGGGCTGAAGAAAGAAGATTAAATGCTGAAACATTTGGAACCCCACTTCGTCCAAACCGTGGCCGTGGGGAATACGGAAGCAGAGGAGGTCTTGGTTTCCGTGGTGGCagagggcgtggtggtggcagagGTGGTACCTTCACTGCCCCTCGAGGATTTCGCAGTGGATTCAGAGGAGGTCGTGGGGGCCAGGAGTTTGCAGATTTTGAATATAGGAAAGACAACAAAGTTGCTGCATAG